Below is a window of Hydrogenimonas sp. DNA.
CGCAAAATTTTGTATGTAAGGGCGGGGGGCTACAGAGTCCCGCCCTCTTGCGGGCCTCGCCCGGAGATCTAGTGATAAGCGGAAGTAAAAACGGTCTTCGCTACTTCTTCTGCTTCTCCATCCTCTTCCTGACATGCGGATCCAGATAGCGCTTGCGGATACGGATATTTTCGGGGGTGACCTCCACGAGCTCATCCTCCTCTATCCACTCCATCGCACGTTCGAGGTTCATCTCGCGCGGCGGCACGAGGACGATGGCGTCATCCGCCCCGGATGAGCGGACATTGGAGAGCTTCTTGCCCTTTATCGGATTGACCTCCAGGTCGTTGGGCCGCGCATGCTCGCCTATGATCATGCCGACATACACTTCAGTCTGCGGCTTTATGAAGAGAGTGCCGCGCTCCTGGAGGTTGAAGAGCGAGTAGCCCAATGCCTTTCCGTTCTCCATCGAGATCAGGGCGCCGTTCGCACGGTGTTCGACATTTCCGACGAAGGGGCGGTAGGCGAGAAACGAGTGGTTCATTATCCCCTCGCCTTTGGTGTCTGTCAGGAACTGGGTCCTGAAACCGATAAGCCCGCGTGCCGGAATCTCGAACTCTATCCTCGTGGTACCGTCTGGCATAGGGTTCATAGAGGTCATCTCCGCCTTTCTGCGTCCCAGCTTCTCTATGACGGAGCCGCTGAACTCCTCGGGTGTGTCGATAACAAGATGCTCATAGGGCTCGAGACGCACACCGTTCTCCTCTTTTATGACGACTTCGGGTCTGGAGATGAGAAACTCATACCCTTCACGACGCATGTTTTCAGCCAGAATCGATATCTGCAGCTCCCCGCGGCCGGAGACCTTGAAGCTCCCTTCACCCATCTGCTCGAGACGCATCGCAATATTTGTCTCCATCTCCCTTTCAAGACGCTCTTTGAGCTTGTTGGCCGTTACGAACTTACCTTCACGGCCGGCGAACGGACCGTCGTTTACGCTGAAGACAACCGAAAGTGTCGGCTCCTCTATATGGAGCGGATCTAGAGGTTGCGGATCGTTGGGGTCGGTAACGGTGTCACCCACATCAATCTCGTTGAACCCGGCAATCGCCACGATATCGCCAGCTTCCGCCTCATCTATCTCGATACGCTCCAGGCCCAGGAAGCCGATGAGCTTGCTGATACGGCCCTTTTTATGTTCGCCGTCGCTTTTCGCCAGAAGCACCTGCTCCCCGGCTTTGATACGGCCGTTGAATATTCGTGCGATACCGATACGACCGACATAGTTGTCGTAGTCGAGTGTAAAAACCTGTGTCTGCAGGGTATTTTCGGCACTCCCGTCAGGGGCGGGCACATACTCTAAAATCGCCTCGAAAAGCGGAGTCAGGTCGCTGTTTTCGTCATCCATGTTCCATTTGGCGTAGCCGTCCCTGGCGGCGGC
It encodes the following:
- a CDS encoding GTP-binding protein TypA/BipA; amino-acid sequence: MQNIRNIAVIAHVDHGKTTLVDGLLQQSGTFEAHKEVAERVMDSNDIERERGITILSKNTAIRYNDYKINIIDTPGHADFGGEVERVLKMVDGVLLLVDAQEGVMPQTKFVLKKAIELGLRPIVVVNKIDKPAAEPERVVDEVFDLLVALEANETQLDFPVLYAAARDGYAKWNMDDENSDLTPLFEAILEYVPAPDGSAENTLQTQVFTLDYDNYVGRIGIARIFNGRIKAGEQVLLAKSDGEHKKGRISKLIGFLGLERIEIDEAEAGDIVAIAGFNEIDVGDTVTDPNDPQPLDPLHIEEPTLSVVFSVNDGPFAGREGKFVTANKLKERLEREMETNIAMRLEQMGEGSFKVSGRGELQISILAENMRREGYEFLISRPEVVIKEENGVRLEPYEHLVIDTPEEFSGSVIEKLGRRKAEMTSMNPMPDGTTRIEFEIPARGLIGFRTQFLTDTKGEGIMNHSFLAYRPFVGNVEHRANGALISMENGKALGYSLFNLQERGTLFIKPQTEVYVGMIIGEHARPNDLEVNPIKGKKLSNVRSSGADDAIVLVPPREMNLERAMEWIEEDELVEVTPENIRIRKRYLDPHVRKRMEKQKK